Genomic window (Planctomycetota bacterium):
CCGTGCCAGCCGTGTCCAGAGCTTGGCGTGATGGACGCCGCCGTGATGGCGGCGTCGCCCGGCGCGGCGAACCTTGGCTTCGCCCCGCCGGGCTTCAGGCTGGACGGCCAGGATGGCCGTGCCAGCCGTGTCCAGAGCTTGGCGTGATGGACGCCGCCGTGATGGCGGCGTCGCCCGGCGCGGCGAACCTTGGCTTCGCCCCGCCGGGCTTCAGGCTGGACGGCCAGGATGGCCGTGCCAGCCATGTCCTCAGAACGTCAGGCTGTCCTCCGCGAATACCTCGCGGCTCTCGTAGGCATGGAAGCAGCGGGAGACCTTCTGCGAGAGCATCTGGAGGAACATGCCGCGGAACTCGCTCTCCGAGCGGTCGGTCGCCGGGATCGCCGAGTTGGCCGGGAAGGCGAAGTCGTCGATCCGCTTCTCGAACACGAGGTCCTTGGTGGCCACGTCGAAGACGCGGATCCGCGCAGTCGCGCGGCCGCGGTAGAGCGTCGAGCCCTCGTGCAGCCGGAACTGCTCGAGATCGACTCCCACCACGAGGTCGGCGTCGAGCGCTTTGCCGAGGGTCGGGTAGTCGACCCAGGCATTCTCGTCGATCCACCGGGCCACCTCGTGCTGGCCGATGATCCTCGTGCGCCGAACGTTCGACTGCAGCTGGCTCCCGACCAGGCCGGCGAGTTCGCGAGCCGAGCCCGCGTCGGAGAACTCCAGTTCGACGATCGGCCGGCAGGCCACGGCGACGTGCTTGCCCCGCAGACCGTTGAACTCTGCCGGCACGTCCGCCGGCCGCAGAAGGTAGGCAGCGGTGAGCAGCGTCGAACAGCCCGTGAGGGCGGGAAGAGCGACGCAGGCCAGTGCCGCGAGGCGAAAGCCACCCAGGCCGAAAGCATGCATGAGACCGTATCCTCCGGGTTCGAGGCCGTTGAAGCCGACGGGCGGGGGGAGAGTAGGCGACCCGCTCCGGACGGCTCAATGCCTCTTCCCCGGCGAGCGTGTGGCAGAATGGGCAAGCAGCGATCCATGGGAGTTACCGAAGTCATCACCGCGGCGGAGACCGACGCCCCGGCGGCCTACGTGGCGGCGGTGGCGCGGGCGCTGCCCTCCGCCGACTTCTGGACGATGCCCGTGCTGGCCGCCGTTTCAGGGGGCGCCGACAGCGTCTCGATGCTGTTGGCCCTGCATCGGCTGGTGCCGGCCGATGCCCTGGGGCGGCTGCTGGTCGTGCACGCGGAACACGACCTCCGCACCGACGCGGGCGTCGACCGCGCGTTCGTCGAAGGCCTGGCCGGGCGGCTGGGCCTCCGGGCCGTCATCCGCCGGCTCGCGGTGGTGCCGCGCCGCGGCGAAGGCATCGAGGCCGCGGCCCGACGGCTGCGGCATGAGTTCTTCGTCGACGCCGCCGCCGAGGCCGGCGGCCGGCATGTGCTGGTGGCCCACACCGCAGACGACCAGGCCGAGACGATCCTCCACCGGCTCCTCCGCGGCACCGGCGTCGCGGGCCTGGCGGGCATGAGTCCGGCCCGCGAACTGGCCCCCGGGATCTCCCTGCTGCGGCCCCTGCTCGCCGTGCGGCGGGGCGCTGCCCGGGCCTTCCTCGCCGCGCTCGGCGCAGACTGGCGGGAGGATCCCTCGAACCTCGATCGCCGTCATGCCCGGAACCTCGTGCGGCACGACGTGCTGGCCATGTGCGAGCGGACCCGTTATCCGGCCTGCACGGAGGCGATCGTTCGGCTCGGCCGTCAGGCGGCCGCAGCGGCCCGGGCCCTGCGAAGCGCCGCCGACCGCTTGCTCGACGAGCACTCGCGACGGGAGGCCGACGGCAGCATCACGGTGCGAATCGTCGGGCTCCGCGGCCTCGACCCGCACCTCGTCGCGGAGGTGTTCGTCGCCCTGTGGCATCGCGCGGGCTGGCCGCAGCGGGACATGACCGATCGCCACTACACGGCGCTGGCCGCACTCGCGGGCCGTGAGCCTTCCCCGCCCATGGCCCTCGACCTGCCCGGCGGTGTTCGCGCGGTGGCCGATGCCACCGCGGTGCGGTTCACGCCGCGGTGAGGATCCCGCCCGGTTCGTGGCTCACGCGGACATCTGCACTCGGCGGTAGCCGCCGATCGCGCGGAAGTAGAGCAGCAGCGCCAGGTAGATCACGGCCATCGTCGCGGGAATGTAGGAATCGACCTCGAGCGTTTGACGGTTGCCGAGCTGATCGGCCGTGACCGCCGCCTGTTGGTCCGCGGTGGCGGCCGCACCCGCCTTTTTCACCTCCGACACCTTCTGGCCGTCGAGGCCGCGCACCTCGGTGCTCGGGATGTTGAGGAAGCGGCTCGGCTTTTCCGATCGGTATGACTCGTAGACCGCCGGCGCGGATGCCTGGAGCGCCTCGCCGGCGAACCGGTCGTTGCAGTAGCCGAGGCCCGGTCCGCCGATCAGGCCGGCCGACAGCATGCCGATGCCCCCCATGATCGACATCGCCACCGCGCCGGTCTGCGGGAACCGGTCCCCGACCACGGCCAGCATCGTGGGCCAGAAGAAGGTCTTGCCGAGGGCATAGATTCCCAGGGCCGCCAACGCCGCGGGAAAGGTCTGCATGCCGCCGGCGAACCGGAGGCCCACGAAGGCGAGGATCGCCGAGACGAGCAGCAGCCCGATCGGGGACAGGCCCAGCCGCGTCTCGATGAAGTGGGCGCAGAACCGCAGCGCGAACATGATGGCGGAGGTCCAGATGAACAGCCATTTGCCCTGTTCCGACGTGAACAGGTTGCCGGTGATGTTCTGGATCCAGCTGTCGGTGCCCAGCTCGACCGCGCCCACCATGGCGTGCGTGACGAACAGGATGAAGAGCAGGACCGACCCGATCGAGAACTTCGTCATGAACGCCACCGCGAGCAGGAGCAGGCCGCCGAGGGCGTAGCCGGCCACGGCCGCGCGCTCGGGGATGAAGTCCTTGAGGATGTCGCCGAAGAACAGGGCGAGCAGGAAGCAGGCCACCGCCGCCCCGAGGATGCCTACGTCACGAAACATGTCGACGAAACTCGCCCCCTTCGCGGCCGCCTCCGACTTCGGGAACGTCTGGCCGAGAAACATCAGTGCGTAGATCGCGGTCGGGACCAGGTACAGGGCCAGTTGGTACTTCCAGTCCAGGTGCAGTCGGTCGTCGAGGTACCAGCCGGCGACCGTGCCGAGCACCATCCCGGCCGGCCAACTGGCATGCAGGATGTTGAGATAGTGGGTGCGGTTGTTCGGGAACACGGTGGCCACCAGCGGGTTGGCCACGGCCTCCAGCGTGCCGTTGGCGAAGGCGAAAATGAACGATCCCCAAAACAGCAGCTGGTAGGCGTTGGCCGGCGACGAAGCGCTGAACGTGACCACGGCCGAGAGGATGTGGCCGGCGAGGGCGAGGGCCACGAGTTTGCCATAGCCGATCTTGTCGACGATCACGCCCCCGATGATGATCCCGAAGCAGAAGCCCGTCAGTCCAGCCCCGGTGATCTTGCCGACCTCGCTCCCGGTGAACCCGAACTGCTCGATCCAGTTGTCGAGGATTCCCGCCCGGATGGCGAAGCCGACGCCCGCGGCGAGGATCGCCATGAAGCCCGCCCAAAGCAGCCGGTAGGCGTTGGGATAGGCCCCGGAGAGATCGGCGGCGTGACGGTCCTGGGGACGGTCCTGGTGCGTGGCGGCCATCGGGGTGCCTCGGAGGTGAAACGGGGGCCGTCACGGCGATCGCGGCCCTGGCGCGCCCCCCGGAGCCAAGAACGAGGCGGCACTATAGCAACCCGCGAAGGCTGGTGAAATGGCGGGTTTTTCGACGATCGGGGGAGCGGCTCGAGCCTTGACCCCCCGGAAGGCCGCCGCATACCCTCCCGCCCCCTCTCTGCCCGGGACTTCGGCGGCCCTGCGGGCCGCACCACGGCCCCGCCCATGAAATCGTTTGCCGACCTTCTCTGGACGCTCGTCCGCTGGACGCTGCCGCTCTCAGTGGCGGCGGTCGTGGTGGCCGTCGTCATCGGCTCCAACCGGGTCGGCGAGGAACTCCGGCGCCGGGTCGAAGCCAAGCTCGCGGCGACGTATCCCGATCTCGCCGTCAGCGTCCAGGCGGCGAGTCTCGTCGAGGGTGAAGGCATCGCCCTGCGCGGCATCTCGATCGACGATCCGGCCATCCAGGGTGAGGGTCGTCGGCTGGTGGCCGTCGAGGAGGTCCGCATCGGGTGCGGCACGTCGCTCCCGGAACTCCTGTCCGGAGAGCCCGTGGTCACGTCGGTGCGACTGATCAGGCCCGTCGTTCGCGCCAGCCGCGGACCCGACGGTCGCTGGAGCCTGTCGCGGCTGACGCGGGAGGCAGGCGACGGCCTCCGGATCCCGGTGACCGTGGATGACGCCACGCTCCTCCTGGAAGGCAGCGGGCTCGGTGCGCGGCTCACGCTCCGGAGCATCGCCGCGGAACTTCGCCCCGGCGACGACGCGACGAGCGGCCGGCGGATGGCGGTCCGGGGTTCGTTCGCAGGCGACCTCTTCGATCGGGCCGGCTTCGAAGGCTGGCTGGCGGTCGACGGAAGCTTCGCGGTCACCGGAAAGATCGACTCCCTCGACGTCTCGCCGCGATCCCAGGCGCTGCTGCCGGTCGCCGGCGGACGACCCGCCTGGATCGCCGGGCTGCGGGGCCGCCTCGACCTCGACTGGCGCGTCGCAGGAGTCCTCGCGGAACTCGAACGGGCGGACTTTGCAGCCGCCGGTCGTCTCGAAGCGGGACACTTCGAGCACTCCGCGCTGCCGTTCGCGATCACCGACGTGTCGGCGGCCTTCGCACTGGATCGCGGTGGCGTGCGCTGCGAGCGGCTCGAGGCCCATTCCGGCTCGACGCTCCTGCGGGGCTCCGGCCGGATCGGCGGCTGGGATGCCGCAGCCGACTTCGACCTGCTGGTGGAGGCCGAGCGGATGGTGGTCGGCCATCACTGGGAGGGGCTGATGCCGCCGTCGATCGCCGCGCATTGGAGCAAGCTGCTGCCGGCGGGTGAGGTGGATGTCCGCGCCCACCTGGTGCGGCAGGGGGGCGTGCTGCAGCCCGATGTCTCGCTCCGCTGCCGGAACGTCTCGCTGACCTACTACCGCTTTCCCTACCGCGTCGATCGGACCGTCGGCACCGTGACCCTCAAGGACGAAGCGCTCTCCCTGCACCTGACGGGCGAAGCCGGCGGGCATCCGGTGCAGGTCCACGGCACGGTGGCGACGGCCGCCGGCGGCCGCGGCTTCATCGAGGTGCGGGGCGACGGGATGCGGATCGACGACGCCCTGCTCGCCGCCCTGCCGCCGCGGAGCGCCGAGATCGTGCGGTCGCTGCACGGCGCGGGCACGTTCGAATTCGTGTTTCGCCATGACCGCTCCCCGGAGCACGCGGCCGGATTCGCCAACTCGCTCGGCATCCGCCTCACGCGGTGCAGCATGGCCTACGCCGGGTTTCCGTATCCGCTCGGCAACGTCAGCGGGAGCGTGGTCATGGACCGCGGCAACTGGACGATTCGCGACGTCGTCGGCTCCAACGACACCGGCGTCGTCCGCTGCTCGGGCCGGCTGGTGAGGGTCGGAGAGGATGACGGCGAACTGACGCTCGACCTCACCGGCAGCGACGTCGTGCTGGAGAAGGAACTCCGCGATGCGCTGCCCCCCGGCATGCGCCGGATCTGGGACGACGTCGATCCCCGGGGCAACGCCGAGTTCACCGCCCGCGTCCTGCATCGGGTCAAGGCCCGGCGGACCGACGTCGAGCTCCAGGCGACCCCGCGGGGTGACACGGTCTCGATCGAGCCCGCCTGGTTCCCCTATCGACTGGAGCGGCTGCGGGGACGGCTGGCCTGGCAGGACGGTCGGCTCCGGTTCGAGGACGTGCGGGGATCGCACGCCCGCACCACCGTCTCCGCCGAGGGCTCCTGCCGGTTCAGCCCGGACGGCGGCTGGCACGTCTCCTTCGAGCGGCTGGTGGCCGACCGCTTTCGCGTTGACCACGATGTCCTGCGGGCGCTGCCTCGGGGCCTCCAGGAGGCCGTGTCGAGCGTGCAGCTGCGGGGCATGCTGTCGGTCGACGGCGCGATCGAGATCTACTCGACGGCCCCGGTCGCCGTGGCCGGTCCTGGGGGCCGCCCGGAGACGGTGCCGGGGCCGGCCGCCGCCGCCTGGGACATGCAGCTCGACGTCGAGCAGGCGACGCTCGACGTGGGCGTGCCGCTGGAGCACGTCCACGGTGGCATCCGGCTCCGGGGCCAGAGCGACGGCCGGGCGTGGGCCACGCTCGGCGACGTGCTGATCGACAGCGCCATCTGTCGGGGCGTGCAGCTCACCGCGGTGCGCGGCCCGCTGGCCATGGACGCGAAGGGCGCCCGGTTCGGCAGTCAGGCCGGCGGCGATCCGCGGGCCGCGGAGCGGCGGCTCACGGCCCGGGTCGCCGACGGCACGCTCACCGTCGACGGCAGCGTGGCCGCCGGCGACGCGGCGTCCTTCGCGGTCTCATGCGCGCTGGCCGACGCGGACTTGTCGCGACTCGCCGCCGACGCCACCGGCGGAGGTTCCCACTATCGGGGCAAGGTGCAGGCGACGGTCCGGCTGCAGGGCTCGCGGGCGGGCACCCACTCGCTCGTCGGTGAAGGGCAGGTTCGACTCGGCGATGCCGACATCTACGAGCTGCCGGTGATGGTGGCCCTGCTGAAGATCCTGCGCGTCAAGGTTCCCGACCGGACCGCGTTCTCCAGCAGCGTCGTCGACTTCCGCGTCGAGGGTCCCCACGCGTATCTCGACAACATCGAACTCTCGGGTGACGCGATCAGCCTCGTCGGCAACGGCGAGGTGGATTTCGACTCCAACGTGAACCTCGTGCTCAGGCCGATCATGGGCGAGGCGCAGACGCAGCTTCCCGCCATGAAGCGGCTGCTGGGAGGCGCCAGCGGCCAGTTCGTGCTCGTGCACGTCGACGGCACGCTGGCCGAGCCGCTGACGTCGACGGAGGCTTTCCCGACGCTGGCGGCTGCCGTCCAGCGGCTGCAGTCGAAGCGTCAGGCCACCAGGGCGGGGACCGCGTGGGCCGGAGACGAGGTGCGCCGGTGATCTGGCGGAACGGGGGCGACTGGATCGGGCTTGGTAGAGTGGGTCGACGACACCGCCCCGGACGCTCGTGGGCGACGACCGCGCGGGGACACGACCGATGAAGTTCGTGAAGATGCATGGCGCCGCCAACGACTACGTCTACGTCGACTGCTTCGACGAACGCGCCCCGGCGGATCCCGCGGCCCTCGCGCCGCTGATCGCCGACCGGCACCGTGGCGTCGGCGGCGACGGCCTGGTGCTCGTGCTGCCCTCGACGGTGGCCACGGCCCGGATGCGGATGTTCAACGCCGACGGCAGCGAGTCGGAGATGTGCGGCAACGGTGTTCGCTGCGTGGCGCATCTCGTGGTGTCGCGGGGGCGGGCGCCGGCCGGTCCGGTCACGATCGAAACCGGCCGCGGCGTGCTCACGCTGGAGGTGCAGCGGACGGGTTCGCGGACGTCGCAGGTGCGGGTCGACATGGGCGAACCGGTGCTCGAGGCCGAGAGCATCCCGGTGCTCGGCTCGGGACGGATCGTGGCTGCCGCCTGCGAGGCGCTGGGCGCCGAGGAGGCCTGGTGGGCCGGCTGTGGCCTCGAGCCGCGGATGACCTGCGTGTCGATGGGCAATCCACACGCGGTCTTCTTCTGCGCCGACGTCGCGCTGGTGCCGCTGGAAGCGATCGGGCCCCGGGTCGAGACCCATCCGATTTTCCCGAGGCGGGTCAACGTGCACTTCGTCGAGGTCGTGTCGCCCCGCCATGTGCGGATGCGAACCTGGGAACGCGGCAGCGGGATCACGATGGCCTGCGGCACCGGGGCTTCCGCCGTGTGCGTGGCCGGCGTCCTGACGGGCCGGACCGAACGGGCCATCGACGCCGATCTGCCGGGCGGTCGGCTGCGGCTCGAGTGGCCGGAGGGGGGGCACGTGTTCATGACCGGACCCGCCGAAGAGGTGTTTCAAGGAAACTGGCCCGATGCGTGAACGTCATCGGCGAGGAAGGAGCCTGCATCCGTGAAGATCAAGTCACCGTTCGCGATCGGCTGCTGGTCGCTGGTGGCGTCGGCCACGATCCGCCACTGGATGGGCACGCTCGACTATCAGATCGACTACGCCGATCCGGAGGTCGATCCCGTGCACCGCGCCTATCGCAGCGCGAAGATCTACGTCTTCTGGCACGAGAACATCCTCATGCCGCTCCATCTCCGTGGCCATGCCAACATCTCGATGCTGCTGTCCCGCCACTGGGATGCCAACATCCTCGATCGCGTGGCGCGGATGATGGGATTCGGCGTCGTCCGCGGGAGCACCTTCAAAGGCGGTTCGGTCGCCCTGCGGGAACTCGCCGAGCGGGCCGCGGTGGGGAACCTCACGATCACGCCGGACGGACCGCGGGGTCCGCGGCGGAGGCTGGCCGCCGGCTGCGTCTTCCTGGCAAGCACCCTGGGCATTCCGATCGTGGCCATGGGCCTGGGCTACGATCGGCCCTGGCGGGCCGGCACCTGGGACCGGTTCGCGATTCCGCGGCCGTGGTCGCGGGCGCGGGGCGTGATCAGCCGGGCGATCGCGATCCCGCCGGAGCTGGATCGCGACGGATTGGAGCGGCATCGGCTGGGCGTCGAACGGCTGCTCTCGCATCTCTCCGACGACGCAGAGGCCTGGGCCATGTGCGGCGCCAGGCGGCCGACGCAGCGGCCGGGGCGGCGGGAGCCCTCGCGAGTCGCGGCCCGGGCTGCTGCCCTGCCCGGTCCGGCGGGCGTGAGCCTCGATCAGGAGTTGGATCGCTGTGGCCTGGAGCCCGTGGTGGCTGCCCGCGGCGATGCCCGACCGGCTGCCTGATACGGGTCGCACGTGATCCTCGCGCGTCGCTTCAGCACCGCCGCCGGCCGGAGGCATGCTCGGCGGAGGGGAGGAAGCATCGAGCGCGTGGGGGGCAGGATGCCCGTTCTGTTCGGCACGGCGGATGCGGGGCGGGGCGAAGCTCGTCTGGTTTGGGTTCACGGCAACCCCGAGCCTGGGTTCCTGCCCCTCGGATCGCGGGTTTCCGACCCGTGCCTGAGAGGAGCGCGGGTTTTCAACCCGCGGCGCACACCCCCTGTCCCCGCACCGGAAGCCCCAATCGCGTGAGCGATGGGGACTGCGCCTCGCGTGGCGCGGGCTCGGGGCCGCCCGTGCCCCCTCGCTGGACGCTCGCCTCGGGCATCCCGCCCTCGGCTCGCTGCGTGTCCGCTGCGCTTCGGCATCCTGCCTGCGCTTGCTCCCCCAGCCCGCTCGAGGACACGGGCAACCCCGAGCCTGGTTTCCTGCCCCTCGGAGCGCGGGTTTTCAACCCGTGCCTGAGAGCAGCGCGGGTTTCCAACCCGCGGCTGACTTCATGCCCTTCGTAGCGCGGGTTTTCAACCCGCGGCGCACCTCCGCAGACCCCGCATCGGAATCCC
Coding sequences:
- a CDS encoding DUF374 domain-containing protein; the encoded protein is MKIKSPFAIGCWSLVASATIRHWMGTLDYQIDYADPEVDPVHRAYRSAKIYVFWHENILMPLHLRGHANISMLLSRHWDANILDRVARMMGFGVVRGSTFKGGSVALRELAERAAVGNLTITPDGPRGPRRRLAAGCVFLASTLGIPIVAMGLGYDRPWRAGTWDRFAIPRPWSRARGVISRAIAIPPELDRDGLERHRLGVERLLSHLSDDAEAWAMCGARRPTQRPGRREPSRVAARAAALPGPAGVSLDQELDRCGLEPVVAARGDARPAA
- a CDS encoding MFS transporter, which codes for MAILAAGVGFAIRAGILDNWIEQFGFTGSEVGKITGAGLTGFCFGIIIGGVIVDKIGYGKLVALALAGHILSAVVTFSASSPANAYQLLFWGSFIFAFANGTLEAVANPLVATVFPNNRTHYLNILHASWPAGMVLGTVAGWYLDDRLHLDWKYQLALYLVPTAIYALMFLGQTFPKSEAAAKGASFVDMFRDVGILGAAVACFLLALFFGDILKDFIPERAAVAGYALGGLLLLAVAFMTKFSIGSVLLFILFVTHAMVGAVELGTDSWIQNITGNLFTSEQGKWLFIWTSAIMFALRFCAHFIETRLGLSPIGLLLVSAILAFVGLRFAGGMQTFPAALAALGIYALGKTFFWPTMLAVVGDRFPQTGAVAMSIMGGIGMLSAGLIGGPGLGYCNDRFAGEALQASAPAVYESYRSEKPSRFLNIPSTEVRGLDGQKVSEVKKAGAAATADQQAAVTADQLGNRQTLEVDSYIPATMAVIYLALLLYFRAIGGYRRVQMSA
- a CDS encoding diaminopimelate epimerase — encoded protein: MKFVKMHGAANDYVYVDCFDERAPADPAALAPLIADRHRGVGGDGLVLVLPSTVATARMRMFNADGSESEMCGNGVRCVAHLVVSRGRAPAGPVTIETGRGVLTLEVQRTGSRTSQVRVDMGEPVLEAESIPVLGSGRIVAAACEALGAEEAWWAGCGLEPRMTCVSMGNPHAVFFCADVALVPLEAIGPRVETHPIFPRRVNVHFVEVVSPRHVRMRTWERGSGITMACGTGASAVCVAGVLTGRTERAIDADLPGGRLRLEWPEGGHVFMTGPAEEVFQGNWPDA
- the tilS gene encoding tRNA lysidine(34) synthetase TilS; this encodes MAVPAMSSERQAVLREYLAALVGMEAAGDLLREHLEEHAAELALRAVGRRDRRVGREGEVVDPLLEHEVLGGHVEDADPRSRAAAVERRALVQPELLEIDSHHEVGVERFAEGRVVDPGILVDPPGHLVLADDPRAPNVRLQLAPDQAGEFASRARVGELQFDDRPAGHGDVLAPQTVELCRHVRRPQKVGSGEQRRTAREGGKSDAGQCREAKATQAESMHETVSSGFEAVEADGRGESRRPAPDGSMPLPRRACGRMGKQRSMGVTEVITAAETDAPAAYVAAVARALPSADFWTMPVLAAVSGGADSVSMLLALHRLVPADALGRLLVVHAEHDLRTDAGVDRAFVEGLAGRLGLRAVIRRLAVVPRRGEGIEAAARRLRHEFFVDAAAEAGGRHVLVAHTADDQAETILHRLLRGTGVAGLAGMSPARELAPGISLLRPLLAVRRGAARAFLAALGADWREDPSNLDRRHARNLVRHDVLAMCERTRYPACTEAIVRLGRQAAAAARALRSAADRLLDEHSRREADGSITVRIVGLRGLDPHLVAEVFVALWHRAGWPQRDMTDRHYTALAALAGREPSPPMALDLPGGVRAVADATAVRFTPR